A stretch of Desulfobacter hydrogenophilus DNA encodes these proteins:
- the gap gene encoding type I glyceraldehyde-3-phosphate dehydrogenase — MTVKIGINGFGRIGRMVFRAALENDAIDVAAVNDLTDTETIAHLLKYDSVHGRLPNEIRHGEGFIAVDGKQILVTALKDPAQIAWADAGVDIVLECTGLFRNRETAGKHLEGGAKKVIISAPAKDPDVTIVMGVNHEDYDPGAHHILSNASCTTNCLAPVAKVLLENFGIVCGLMTTIHSYTGDQRLLDFPHKDLRRARAAALSIIPTTTGAAKAVSLVLPELEGKLNGLAVRVPTPNVSLVDLVITTEKKGLTKEMINQALKKASETNLKGYLGYFDTPLVSIDHNSCPLSSIVDGACTDVINGEMVKIFSWYDNEAGYSHRMVDLADMVGNAL; from the coding sequence ATGACTGTAAAAATAGGAATTAACGGATTCGGCAGAATCGGACGCATGGTCTTTCGGGCTGCTTTGGAAAATGATGCAATTGACGTTGCGGCCGTTAATGATCTAACAGACACCGAAACCATTGCCCATTTACTCAAATATGACTCTGTCCACGGACGCTTGCCTAACGAGATCAGACATGGAGAAGGGTTCATTGCCGTGGATGGAAAACAGATTTTGGTAACCGCGTTAAAAGATCCTGCGCAGATTGCCTGGGCGGATGCCGGTGTAGATATTGTTCTGGAGTGCACGGGTCTTTTCAGAAATCGCGAAACCGCAGGCAAGCATCTTGAAGGCGGAGCCAAAAAAGTTATTATTTCAGCGCCTGCCAAAGATCCGGATGTCACCATTGTCATGGGCGTAAACCATGAAGATTACGATCCCGGTGCCCATCATATTCTGTCCAATGCATCGTGCACCACCAACTGCCTGGCACCCGTAGCCAAGGTGCTACTGGAGAATTTCGGTATTGTATGCGGGCTTATGACCACGATCCACTCCTACACCGGTGACCAGCGCCTGCTTGATTTTCCCCACAAGGACCTGCGCCGGGCAAGGGCCGCCGCCCTGTCCATAATTCCCACCACCACAGGTGCCGCCAAAGCGGTTTCCCTGGTGTTGCCCGAGCTTGAAGGTAAACTCAACGGCCTTGCCGTGAGGGTACCCACACCCAATGTATCCCTTGTGGATCTCGTGATCACCACCGAAAAAAAAGGTCTGACCAAGGAAATGATAAACCAAGCCCTTAAAAAGGCATCTGAAACCAACCTTAAGGGATATCTGGGCTATTTCGACACGCCCCTGGTATCCATTGATCATAATTCCTGCCCACTGTCTTCCATTGTTGATGGCGCCTGCACGGATGTCATCAATGGCGAGATGGTAAAAATCTTTTCCTGGTACGACAACGAGGCAGGTTACTCACACCGCATGGTTGATCTGGCTGACATGGTGGGCAACGCCCTTTAA
- a CDS encoding PTS sugar transporter subunit IIA produces the protein MTGILIVTHANLGGALIDTLEFILGAKQEKLEAISIDIKQDPESLRNKIKRGIKKVYCENGVIILTDMFGGTPSNLAYAFLEEGKVEVISGVNLPILLKAVTSREKMEIKALTAALIEHGKKSISLASDILKGTRRSLS, from the coding sequence ATGACGGGAATTTTAATTGTCACCCATGCGAATTTGGGTGGAGCATTGATTGATACCCTAGAATTCATTCTGGGGGCCAAGCAAGAAAAACTTGAAGCCATATCCATAGACATCAAACAGGATCCGGAAAGCTTACGAAATAAAATTAAACGGGGTATTAAAAAGGTCTATTGCGAAAATGGCGTTATTATTTTAACCGACATGTTCGGGGGTACACCTTCAAACCTGGCCTATGCCTTTCTTGAAGAAGGAAAGGTGGAGGTGATTTCAGGCGTCAACCTGCCCATTCTTCTCAAAGCCGTAACAAGCCGAGAGAAGATGGAGATTAAAGCATTGACTGCAGCCCTGATTGAACACGGGAAAAAAAGCATTTCCCTTGCCAGCGACATCCTGAAAGGGACCAGACGGTCCTTATCCTAA
- the rapZ gene encoding RNase adapter RapZ encodes MENLKVYIITGISGSGKTTVAQAFEDASFYCIDNMPMELVPKVLELPLGESAKVKGAAFVMDMRSKTFTNTFVSGVSALEEMGFSPVIIFLEADTQTLVKRFSQTRRHHPLGDEKNLLDSIKSEKQGMAAIRKLAHQIIDTTNFNVHQLKAEIQRLVSKETGFKSIMKLNIMSFGYKYGIPVDADIVVDLRFLANPYFVPELKIHNGESDAVKKFVLENPETKTFLKKYNNLIDYLIPLYEKENKAYLTLALGCTGGRHRSVAISRAVFERLMKKGLNPSLQHRDIDRDIKET; translated from the coding sequence ATGGAAAACCTCAAGGTTTATATCATCACCGGCATCTCAGGTTCCGGGAAGACAACTGTCGCCCAGGCATTTGAAGATGCATCCTTTTACTGCATTGACAACATGCCCATGGAACTTGTGCCAAAGGTGCTTGAACTTCCGTTAGGAGAAAGCGCCAAGGTTAAGGGTGCAGCCTTTGTGATGGATATGCGGTCAAAAACCTTTACAAATACGTTTGTTTCAGGCGTCTCTGCTTTAGAAGAAATGGGGTTTTCTCCGGTCATCATATTCCTTGAAGCGGATACCCAAACCTTGGTCAAACGGTTTAGTCAAACCCGAAGGCACCACCCTCTGGGAGATGAAAAGAACCTTTTGGACAGCATCAAGTCTGAAAAACAGGGGATGGCTGCCATCCGCAAACTGGCCCACCAGATCATTGACACTACTAATTTCAATGTGCATCAGCTTAAAGCAGAAATACAGCGTCTTGTGTCCAAGGAGACCGGTTTCAAAAGCATTATGAAACTGAACATAATGTCTTTTGGCTACAAATACGGTATCCCGGTGGATGCGGATATTGTGGTGGATCTGCGGTTTCTGGCCAATCCCTATTTTGTGCCGGAGCTCAAAATCCATAACGGAGAATCCGATGCGGTAAAAAAATTTGTTCTGGAAAATCCGGAGACAAAAACCTTTTTAAAAAAATATAACAATCTCATTGACTATCTCATTCCTTTATACGAAAAGGAGAATAAGGCATATCTAACATTAGCTTTGGGCTGTACCGGTGGCCGCCACCGCAGTGTCGCCATTTCCCGAGCCGTATTTGAACGGCTGATGAAAAAGGGTTTGAACCCAAGCTTGCAACACAGAGATATTGACAGAGATATCAAAGAAACATAA
- a CDS encoding PTS sugar transporter subunit IIA — protein sequence MKISDILKLDAIIADLKAKNKSEAIEELSRAVSPVAGAEIEDVTAVLLEREHLGSTGIGGGIAIPHGKLETVKSIAVGFGRSIKGIEFDSLDNRPVHLFFLLLTPEHSTGGHLKVLAQISKLLKMAQFKERLLSAGSTEQIHQIILENDEEF from the coding sequence ATGAAAATCAGTGACATTCTAAAGCTGGACGCTATTATCGCAGACCTGAAAGCCAAAAACAAATCGGAGGCTATAGAAGAACTGTCCCGGGCTGTTTCACCCGTGGCAGGGGCCGAAATCGAAGATGTTACAGCAGTCCTGCTGGAACGGGAACATTTAGGTTCCACAGGCATCGGCGGTGGAATCGCGATACCCCACGGCAAACTGGAGACGGTGAAATCTATTGCTGTGGGATTTGGGCGCAGCATCAAAGGAATCGAATTTGATTCTTTGGATAACCGACCGGTCCATCTTTTCTTTCTGCTTTTAACACCCGAACATTCCACAGGGGGGCATTTGAAAGTTCTTGCCCAGATTTCAAAGCTGCTGAAAATGGCTCAGTTTAAAGAACGACTGTTATCGGCAGGTTCAACCGAACAGATTCATCAAATCATTCTGGAGAATGACGAAGAATTTTGA
- the hpf gene encoding ribosome hibernation-promoting factor, HPF/YfiA family: protein MQVTITFKKIEASDSLKSYVHKKLKRFDKMLDGPAEANVVLSVEKIRHIAELTLTSGTLNIHAKEASESMYATIDILADKIKGQITKHKEKEKKHMSGNKTSLTDTREFSIDEPLPKDVVDIIEEPLETKPMDIEDAVIELESGKKSFYVFTNARTEQVNVIYKHNNGKLGLIAPQG, encoded by the coding sequence ATGCAGGTTACCATCACGTTCAAGAAAATAGAAGCATCTGATTCCCTGAAATCCTATGTACACAAAAAACTTAAACGGTTTGACAAGATGCTGGATGGTCCGGCCGAGGCCAATGTAGTCTTAAGCGTTGAAAAAATAAGACATATTGCCGAACTCACCTTAACCAGCGGGACGCTTAACATCCATGCAAAGGAAGCGTCCGAAAGCATGTATGCCACCATTGATATTTTAGCGGATAAAATCAAAGGCCAAATCACAAAACACAAGGAAAAAGAAAAAAAACACATGTCAGGCAATAAGACAAGCCTGACCGATACCCGGGAGTTCAGCATAGATGAACCACTACCCAAAGACGTGGTCGATATTATTGAAGAGCCTCTTGAAACAAAACCCATGGACATTGAAGACGCGGTGATTGAACTGGAATCGGGCAAAAAATCTTTTTATGTATTTACGAATGCCCGCACAGAACAAGTCAATGTGATTTATAAACATAATAACGGAAAATTGGGACTAATCGCTCCCCAAGGATAG
- the rpoN gene encoding RNA polymerase factor sigma-54: MELGLQQSLALTQQLVMTPQLQQAIKLLQLSRLELAEMIQQEMEQNPALDEVSIDETSDKAITAQETETRETETEAPVKEVTIEERVRSDTDWENYINEYNSTGRIYTESENSEAPNYEAFTSEKQTLEAHLKWQLMLSDLPDTEERLGHVIIGNLNRDGYLCADVEEVAQAAKADIQTVEKVLAVLQTFDPPGVCARNLCETLLIQVRQLGIENEIITRIITDHLKNLENRNSKKIAKALKISVDDVRAAVKIIQFLEPKPGRKFTTDEPAYITPDIYVYKIGDDFKIVMNDDGLPKLRISRFYRDAVATGKKIPKETKTYLNEKMQSASWLIKSIHQRQKTIYLVMESIIKFQREFFEKGIAYLRPLILKDIAEDIEMHESTISRVTTNKYAYTPQGLFELKYFFNSSIGRGDGPSMASASVKERIVQLIDNEDPNAPLSDDKIAAILQESDIQIARRTVAKYRKVLNILPSNKRKQL; this comes from the coding sequence ATGGAACTTGGATTACAACAAAGCCTTGCATTGACTCAACAGCTGGTCATGACACCCCAGCTCCAGCAAGCCATCAAACTGCTTCAGCTATCCCGGCTTGAACTTGCCGAAATGATCCAGCAGGAAATGGAGCAAAATCCGGCGCTTGACGAAGTCTCCATTGATGAAACCTCTGACAAAGCCATCACTGCCCAGGAAACCGAAACCCGGGAAACCGAAACCGAAGCCCCTGTCAAGGAAGTTACGATTGAAGAGCGGGTGCGCTCGGATACGGATTGGGAAAACTATATTAATGAATATAACTCCACCGGTAGAATATACACGGAGTCTGAAAACAGCGAAGCCCCCAATTACGAGGCTTTCACCTCTGAGAAACAAACCCTTGAGGCGCATTTGAAGTGGCAGTTGATGCTTTCGGATCTGCCGGACACAGAGGAACGCCTTGGTCACGTCATCATTGGCAATCTGAACCGGGACGGATATTTATGCGCCGACGTGGAGGAAGTGGCCCAGGCCGCCAAGGCCGACATCCAAACCGTTGAAAAGGTGCTGGCTGTGCTCCAGACCTTTGACCCCCCCGGGGTGTGTGCCAGAAACCTGTGCGAGACGCTTTTGATTCAAGTCCGGCAACTTGGCATTGAAAACGAGATCATCACCCGGATCATTACGGATCATCTAAAAAATCTGGAAAACAGGAACAGCAAAAAAATTGCCAAGGCCCTTAAAATTTCCGTTGATGATGTACGGGCCGCAGTGAAAATTATTCAATTTCTTGAACCCAAACCCGGCAGGAAATTTACTACAGATGAACCCGCCTACATCACCCCTGACATTTACGTTTACAAAATCGGTGATGACTTCAAAATTGTTATGAACGATGACGGCCTTCCCAAATTAAGAATTTCAAGATTCTACAGGGACGCTGTGGCCACCGGCAAAAAAATCCCCAAGGAAACCAAGACCTATCTTAATGAAAAGATGCAGTCCGCCTCCTGGCTGATAAAATCCATTCATCAACGCCAGAAAACCATCTATCTGGTCATGGAAAGCATCATAAAATTTCAAAGAGAATTTTTTGAGAAGGGCATTGCCTATCTTCGGCCTTTAATTTTAAAAGATATTGCCGAAGATATTGAAATGCATGAGTCTACGATCAGCCGGGTGACCACTAACAAATATGCGTACACCCCCCAGGGACTGTTTGAGTTGAAATATTTTTTCAATAGTTCCATAGGGCGCGGTGATGGGCCTTCCATGGCATCGGCCAGTGTCAAGGAGAGAATAGTACAACTCATTGACAATGAAGATCCCAACGCACCTTTAAGTGATGATAAAATCGCCGCAATTCTGCAGGAGTCAGACATTCAGATTGCCCGGCGAACCGTGGCAAAATACAGAAAGGTGCTCAATATTCTGCCGTCCAATAAACGAAAACAACTATAG
- the lptB gene encoding LPS export ABC transporter ATP-binding protein: MSRLVLENLVKTYGGKTVVDQVSLSVDQGRVTGLLGPNGAGKTTTFYMTVGMIRPEKGTVHLDGEDITRDPMYVRARKGIGYLPQEMSIFKKLTVKENITAILEVIDKKVTNINQKAENLMEELGILALAGQKAASLSGGERRRLEISRVLATDPLFILLDEPFAGIDPLAVIDIQQIISQLTNKGIGILISDHNVRETLGVCDTAYIMSQGVVMESGPPEKIISSKIAKRIYLGDNFRL, encoded by the coding sequence ATGAGTCGATTGGTACTGGAAAATCTTGTGAAGACCTATGGCGGTAAAACCGTAGTGGATCAGGTCAGCTTGAGTGTGGACCAGGGCCGGGTGACCGGGCTTTTGGGCCCTAACGGTGCCGGCAAGACCACCACCTTCTATATGACCGTTGGCATGATCCGGCCGGAAAAAGGAACTGTTCATCTTGACGGGGAGGATATTACCCGAGACCCCATGTATGTGAGGGCAAGAAAGGGCATTGGTTACCTACCCCAAGAGATGTCTATATTCAAAAAACTGACCGTCAAGGAAAATATAACGGCCATTCTGGAGGTTATTGATAAAAAAGTTACGAATATCAACCAAAAAGCCGAAAACCTGATGGAAGAACTGGGGATACTGGCCTTAGCCGGTCAAAAGGCTGCCTCCTTATCCGGTGGAGAGAGACGCCGTCTGGAAATTTCAAGGGTGCTTGCAACAGATCCCTTGTTCATCCTGCTGGATGAACCCTTTGCCGGTATTGATCCTTTGGCTGTCATTGACATCCAGCAGATTATATCCCAGCTTACGAACAAAGGCATCGGAATATTAATTTCCGACCATAATGTCAGGGAAACATTAGGCGTATGCGACACAGCTTACATCATGAGCCAGGGCGTGGTTATGGAATCAGGTCCGCCGGAAAAAATTATTTCAAGCAAAATAGCCAAACGAATTTACCTGGGAGACAACTTTAGACTTTAA
- a CDS encoding LptA/OstA family protein yields the protein MKIVRIPTYYNISLGLLLILLSLFTQVSLAAQENKTADKQQPPADLKITSDKMIASKDQSMVEFMGKVKAVRADSVLLADSVKVFFHTSKTKKEGQSNVKRILATGNVEYTEGERKAFSDQADYDTADEILVLTGEQARLLTGKSWITGKKITLFKVQNRVVVESTEKTKVEAFFDAEDQDGSL from the coding sequence GTGAAAATAGTCAGAATTCCAACATATTATAATATCTCTTTGGGTTTATTGCTGATACTGTTGTCTCTTTTCACACAAGTATCCTTGGCAGCCCAGGAAAACAAAACCGCTGATAAACAGCAGCCGCCGGCTGACCTGAAAATCACTTCGGATAAAATGATCGCCAGCAAAGACCAGTCCATGGTGGAATTCATGGGAAAAGTGAAAGCAGTTCGGGCAGACAGTGTGCTTTTAGCAGATTCGGTCAAGGTGTTTTTCCATACCTCAAAGACTAAAAAGGAAGGCCAGTCAAACGTTAAACGAATTCTTGCCACGGGCAATGTGGAATATACCGAAGGGGAACGCAAAGCATTCTCAGATCAGGCGGATTATGACACTGCAGATGAGATACTGGTACTCACCGGGGAACAAGCCCGTCTGCTTACGGGAAAAAGCTGGATCACCGGCAAAAAGATCACCCTGTTTAAGGTCCAGAACCGGGTGGTTGTGGAAAGTACAGAAAAAACCAAGGTTGAAGCCTTTTTTGATGCCGAAGACCAAGACGGGTCTTTATAG
- the lptC gene encoding LPS export ABC transporter periplasmic protein LptC — MSRGGKKKLILPIVLLLGLILAGLGLYYYINHLLTTPIELENIEVDDKAALKLNALEQISKKNGITEWKLKASSATLLKDRNKAVLKDVDIIFYTKQNTQVHLTADQGELNTKTHDMTFSRHVTIQYQHYTLTSETLHYAKEAHIIRSDLRVTVDDEDSVIEADSMEILLEQNLIILKGHVEGNFSENSQNSNIL; from the coding sequence ATGAGCCGCGGCGGCAAAAAAAAGCTGATACTTCCCATAGTTCTGCTTTTAGGCCTCATTCTTGCGGGGTTAGGTCTTTATTATTACATCAACCACCTGCTCACCACACCCATTGAACTTGAAAATATTGAGGTGGATGACAAAGCTGCGCTTAAACTTAACGCACTTGAACAGATCTCCAAAAAAAACGGCATCACCGAATGGAAGCTCAAAGCATCCAGTGCCACCCTGCTCAAAGACCGAAACAAGGCTGTACTCAAAGATGTGGACATTATTTTCTACACAAAGCAGAATACCCAAGTTCACCTCACAGCAGACCAGGGAGAGCTCAACACCAAGACCCATGACATGACCTTTTCAAGGCATGTCACTATCCAGTATCAGCACTACACCCTGACAAGTGAAACATTGCATTATGCCAAAGAAGCACATATAATACGCTCAGATTTAAGGGTTACAGTTGATGACGAAGATTCCGTAATAGAAGCTGACAGCATGGAAATCCTGCTAGAACAGAATCTGATCATCTTAAAAGGACACGTAGAAGGAAATTTTAGTGAAAATAGTCAGAATTCCAACATATTATAA
- a CDS encoding KdsC family phosphatase: protein MTTQLANIRLLLLDVDGVLTDGSITYTDTGEQIKSFNAKDGLGIRLLMEAGINVGIVTARVSGALRHRCDNLGITLVFDGTSDKAKALASISASTQISLAQIAFMGDDLIDLPAMTRAGFAFTVADAPAEVKTQAHMITDLPGGKGAVRQVCEAILKAKGLWETSVSRFLS, encoded by the coding sequence ATGACAACACAATTGGCAAATATCCGGCTGCTGCTGTTAGATGTGGACGGGGTGCTCACCGACGGCAGCATCACCTATACAGACACAGGGGAACAGATCAAAAGCTTTAACGCCAAAGACGGCCTTGGCATCCGCCTGCTCATGGAGGCAGGCATTAACGTCGGGATTGTAACGGCAAGGGTCTCCGGAGCCCTGCGCCATCGGTGCGACAATTTAGGCATCACCCTGGTTTTTGACGGTACCAGCGACAAGGCCAAGGCATTGGCATCCATATCTGCAAGCACCCAAATAAGCCTGGCACAGATTGCATTCATGGGAGATGACCTGATCGATCTGCCGGCCATGACCCGGGCCGGATTTGCTTTTACCGTGGCCGACGCCCCGGCTGAAGTTAAAACCCAGGCACATATGATTACGGATCTGCCCGGGGGAAAAGGGGCTGTCCGCCAGGTCTGTGAAGCCATCCTCAAAGCCAAAGGCCTTTGGGAGACGTCTGTTTCAAGGTTTCTATCATGA
- the kdsA gene encoding 3-deoxy-8-phosphooctulonate synthase has product MTNFFFDLTRNDPNYFFLIAGPCVIEDLDTSLGIAKYLKQVTSDLGIPYIFKASYDKANRTSIQSFRGPGPEHGLKILKQIKTELGIPVISDIHLPDQAEKAAQVLDIIQIPAFLCRQTDLILAACRTGKPVNIKKGQFLAPADCQNIVEKAKSTGNRDIAITERGTCFGYNNLVVDFRSIHTLRELGMPVIFDATHSVQLPGGSGNASAGERQFVAPLAKAAVACGAHGLFMETHPDPDKALCDGPNSIPLDQMKNLLTHLVNIRKAAGQSL; this is encoded by the coding sequence ATGACAAACTTTTTTTTTGACCTGACCCGGAACGACCCAAATTATTTTTTTCTCATTGCCGGCCCCTGTGTAATAGAGGACTTAGACACAAGCCTTGGCATTGCAAAATACCTGAAACAGGTCACAAGCGACTTAGGTATCCCTTATATTTTCAAAGCCTCCTATGACAAGGCCAACCGCACGTCCATCCAGTCCTTCAGGGGACCTGGCCCGGAACATGGCCTTAAGATCCTAAAACAGATTAAAACAGAACTGGGCATCCCCGTCATTTCGGATATCCACCTGCCTGACCAGGCTGAAAAAGCGGCTCAAGTGCTCGACATCATCCAGATTCCAGCCTTTTTATGCCGCCAGACAGACCTGATTTTAGCGGCCTGCAGGACAGGCAAACCCGTGAACATCAAAAAGGGCCAGTTTCTTGCGCCGGCCGACTGCCAGAATATTGTTGAAAAAGCCAAATCCACAGGGAACCGGGACATTGCCATTACGGAACGCGGCACCTGTTTCGGGTATAACAACCTTGTGGTGGATTTCAGATCCATACATACCTTACGGGAATTGGGCATGCCCGTGATTTTTGATGCCACCCACAGCGTTCAGCTTCCCGGCGGCAGCGGCAATGCATCGGCAGGGGAAAGACAGTTTGTCGCCCCCCTTGCTAAGGCCGCAGTGGCCTGCGGTGCCCACGGCCTGTTCATGGAAACCCACCCCGATCCGGACAAAGCCCTGTGCGACGGACCGAACTCCATTCCCCTGGATCAGATGAAAAACCTTTTGACCCATCTGGTCAATATTAGAAAAGCTGCAGGACAATCCCTATGA
- a CDS encoding M23 family metallopeptidase, which produces MKRILFLIIFLVIVVPVGWVLFCKYEGEPPIADISLPSQYLKQSYEINMTATDNGAGLKHVTVSLVQKDNEKVLLDKSYPPSSILSLFSDNITLSDNFIIPVETRKYGMSDGQAVIRIVVTDYAWRKWAKGNRFYEERPVIIDTVAPRLQVLTSQHNISRGGAGLVIYKLDEENVQSGVRVGDNFFPGYSGVFNDPMVVTALFALDYNQGPDTRIVVEVRDPAGNETKRGFYHYIKDKNFRPDTLNISDGFLEFKMHDFDLGPKEPQFLTEQNPLLAKFLYINETLRQQNVETVAKVPSDTRAELMWDGRFNRLPGAANRARFADKRTYKYNGKVISHSTHLGIDLASTANAPVGAANNGRVIMAENVGIFGNTIIIDHGLGLASLYAHLSQMNVAKGDMVKTDDIIGRTGLTGLAGGDHLHFSMMLHNVFINPVEWWDAAWIKNNITSKIESVKEQIQ; this is translated from the coding sequence ATGAAAAGAATACTGTTTCTGATTATATTTCTGGTAATTGTCGTGCCTGTGGGCTGGGTTCTGTTTTGTAAATATGAGGGAGAGCCTCCCATCGCAGACATCAGTCTGCCCTCCCAGTATCTTAAACAATCCTATGAAATAAATATGACCGCAACGGATAACGGCGCAGGTTTAAAGCATGTAACGGTCTCCCTGGTGCAGAAGGATAATGAAAAAGTCCTTTTGGATAAATCTTATCCCCCCTCTTCCATTCTGTCTTTGTTCAGCGATAATATTACCCTTTCAGACAACTTTATTATTCCCGTTGAAACGCGTAAATACGGCATGAGCGACGGCCAGGCCGTTATCCGGATTGTTGTAACGGATTATGCCTGGCGTAAATGGGCCAAAGGCAACCGCTTTTACGAAGAGCGGCCGGTGATCATTGATACGGTGGCGCCACGACTCCAGGTTCTGACCTCCCAGCATAATATATCCAGGGGCGGTGCCGGCCTTGTGATTTACAAACTTGATGAAGAAAATGTTCAAAGCGGTGTCAGGGTGGGGGATAACTTTTTCCCCGGATATTCCGGTGTGTTTAATGACCCCATGGTGGTCACGGCTCTATTTGCTCTGGATTATAACCAGGGGCCGGATACCCGTATTGTCGTAGAAGTCCGGGACCCGGCCGGAAATGAGACCAAACGCGGATTTTATCATTATATCAAAGATAAGAATTTTCGACCCGACACCCTGAACATCTCAGACGGTTTTCTGGAATTCAAAATGCATGATTTTGACCTGGGCCCCAAGGAACCGCAATTTTTGACGGAACAGAATCCTTTGCTGGCAAAATTCTTATATATTAACGAGACCCTTCGTCAGCAGAATGTGGAAACCGTAGCTAAAGTACCTTCGGACACCCGTGCCGAATTGATGTGGGACGGTCGTTTCAACCGTCTTCCCGGGGCTGCCAACCGGGCGCGTTTTGCCGATAAGCGTACATATAAATATAATGGAAAAGTGATTAGTCACTCCACCCATTTAGGCATTGATCTGGCTTCCACCGCCAATGCGCCGGTGGGCGCGGCCAACAATGGACGGGTGATCATGGCGGAAAATGTCGGCATTTTCGGCAATACCATCATCATTGACCACGGGCTTGGTCTTGCCAGCCTTTATGCCCATTTAAGCCAGATGAACGTGGCTAAAGGCGATATGGTTAAAACGGACGATATCATTGGCCGAACAGGCTTAACCGGGCTTGCCGGAGGAGATCACCTGCATTTTTCCATGATGCTTCACAATGTGTTTATCAACCCCGTGGAATGGTGGGATGCGGCCTGGATAAAAAATAATATCACCTCAAAAATTGAGTCTGTTAAAGAACAGATTCAGTAA
- a CDS encoding homocysteine biosynthesis protein: MSTCQVNKTYEEINAKIAAGQAVVVTAEEIIDIAEKEGIVEAARKVDVVTTGTFAPMCSSGAFINIGQSTPVIRTTKTWFNNVPAYSAIAAVDCYLGATAVCEEDPLNKYHPGEFNYGGGHVIQDLVAGKQVHLRAESYGTDCYPNLAIEKTVTLKDLPNAMLCNPRNAYQNYNCAINRSDKTKYTYMGTLKPNVSNANYSTSGCLSPLFNDPYLKTIGLGTRIFLGGAQGYVTWTGTQHKKDVDRGLNGVPLSGAGTLSVIGDLKQMSPEWLVGQSIRGYGVSLSVGLGIPIPILNEEILKYTSVSDEEIFTQIIDYGHDYPKGISKSYGQVSYAELKSGTITIKGESVPTVPLSSMVKARKIANILKTEIQKSRFYIGVPQHLFC, encoded by the coding sequence ATGAGCACCTGTCAGGTGAATAAGACCTATGAAGAGATAAACGCCAAAATTGCGGCCGGCCAGGCCGTTGTCGTAACGGCGGAAGAGATTATTGATATTGCGGAAAAAGAAGGCATTGTGGAAGCGGCCCGCAAAGTGGATGTCGTGACCACAGGAACTTTTGCGCCCATGTGTTCTTCAGGTGCATTTATAAACATCGGCCAGTCCACGCCTGTGATTCGTACGACCAAAACCTGGTTTAACAATGTACCGGCCTATTCGGCCATTGCAGCGGTGGACTGCTATCTGGGGGCTACGGCTGTTTGTGAAGAGGATCCCCTGAATAAATATCACCCAGGAGAGTTCAATTACGGGGGCGGGCATGTCATCCAGGATCTTGTGGCCGGCAAACAGGTGCATTTGAGGGCAGAGAGCTATGGTACGGATTGTTATCCCAATCTCGCAATTGAGAAAACAGTCACCTTAAAGGATTTGCCCAATGCCATGCTGTGTAACCCGAGAAACGCATATCAGAATTATAATTGCGCCATCAACCGGTCGGACAAGACAAAGTACACGTATATGGGCACCCTTAAACCCAATGTGAGCAACGCCAACTATTCCACGTCCGGTTGTTTAAGCCCTTTGTTCAACGATCCCTATTTGAAAACCATCGGGTTGGGTACAAGGATTTTTCTGGGCGGAGCCCAAGGGTACGTGACCTGGACCGGTACCCAGCATAAAAAAGATGTGGACAGAGGCCTTAACGGTGTGCCCTTAAGCGGGGCCGGGACCTTGTCCGTTATCGGAGACCTGAAGCAGATGTCACCTGAGTGGCTGGTCGGGCAGAGCATCCGAGGCTATGGGGTGTCCCTGTCTGTGGGACTTGGCATCCCCATTCCCATCTTAAATGAAGAGATCCTCAAATATACGTCCGTGTCCGACGAAGAGATTTTTACCCAGATTATCGACTACGGCCATGATTACCCCAAGGGCATCTCCAAGTCCTACGGCCAGGTCAGTTATGCCGAACTTAAAAGCGGGACCATCACCATCAAAGGCGAAAGTGTTCCCACAGTGCCTTTGTCCAGTATGGTCAAGGCAAGAAAGATTGCCAATATTCTGAAAACTGAAATCCAGAAATCCAGATTTTACATTGGAGTCCCCCAGCATCTGTTCTGTTAA